From a region of the Alnus glutinosa chromosome 1, dhAlnGlut1.1, whole genome shotgun sequence genome:
- the LOC133863386 gene encoding UPF0481 protein At3g47200-like — translation MEEMKWVIQVNDDLKKMVDTSTETEQWKRRSIYKVPACVADLNTKAYIPQAVSFGPYHHGKKHLNQMEEHKHRALLHFLKRCRKPIDLFFNSLAQVVQELKDSYEPLDPMWKDDTPRFLQLMILDGCFMLEILRTATSILDDYAPNDPIFSNHGKLYLMPYIRRDMLMLENQLPILVLDHLVHVENNEAKDKEFVNKLILQFCSPNTRISKMGKCLHVLDVHRKSLLGENPRPKTRPRKWAGVSCTGVNHANGDELIRSATELYEAGIRFKKSASESLEDISFTGGVLRLPVIVVDDATESMFLNLIAFERFHVGAGNEITSYIFFMDNIIDSAKDVALLHSSRIIQNAIGSDKAVAKLFNSLSKDIALDPESSLRVVQKRVSGYCKKPWNQWRANLIHTYFRNPWAILSLIAAIFLFAITIAQTIYTIYPYYHESPPSSPYHDFLPPSPVVSSKHNPPHH, via the exons ATGGAAGAAATGAAGTGGGTCATACAAGTTAATGATGACCTCAAAAAGATGGTGGATACTTCAACGGAAACGGAGCAGTGGAAAAGGCGTTCAATCTACAAAGTACCGGCATGCGTCGCAGACCTAAACACAAAGGCGTACATACCTCAGGCAGTCTCCTTCGGACCTTACCATCATGGGAAAAAGCATTTAAACCAGATGGAGGAGCACAAGCACCGAGCACTCCTCCATTTCCTAAAGAGATGCAGGAAACCTATTGATTTGTTCTTTAACTCTTTAGCTCAAGTGGTGCAAGAGTTGAAAGACTCGTACGAGCCGCTTGATCCGATGTGGAAAGATGACACCCCCAGATTCTTGCAATTAATGATTCTGGACGGCTGTTTTATGCTTGAAATCCTGCGTACCGCGACTAGTATTTTGGATGACTATGCTCCCAATGATCCAATATTCAGCAATCATGGGAAGCTCTATCTCATGCCATATATCAGGCGTGACATGCTGATGCTTGAAAATCAGCTGCCAATTCTGGTTCTTGACCATCTTGTTCATGTTGAGAACAATGAAGCGAAG GATAAAGAGTTTGTCAACAAGCTCATACTCCAGTTCTGCTCCCCCAACACCCGAATTTCAAAGATGGGTAAATGCTTGCACGTGTTGGATGTGCATAGGAAGAGCCTGCTTGGGGAAAACCCCAGGCCAAAAACGCGTCCAAGAAAGTGGGCTGGAGTTTCTTGCACCGGAGTAAACCATGCAAATGGTGACGAGTTAATTCGATCTGCTACAGAGCTTTATGAAGCCGGAATCAGGTTCAAGAAAAGCGCAAGTGAGAGCCTCGAAGACATCTCGTTCACTGGCGGGGTCCTTAGGCTCCCAGTCATCGTTGTAGATGATGCCACGGAGTCGATGTTCTTGAACCTAATAGCCTTTGAGCGTTTCCATGTAGGGGCAGGCAACGAGATTACGtcctatatatttttcatgGATAACATCATTGACAGTGCCAAGGACGTTGCCCTTCTACACTCGAGCAGGATCATACAGAACGCCATCGGAAGTGACAAAGCCGTTGCCAAACTGTTCAACTCACTCTCCAAGGATATAGCGCTCGACCCAGAAAGTAGCCTCCGTGTGGTGCAGAAAAGAGTCAGTGGCTACTGCAAGAAGCCCTGGAACCAGTGGCGTGCCAATCTCATTCATACCTATTTCAGAAATCCATGGGCTATTCTCTCCCTTATTGCTGCAATCTTCCTCTTCGCCATCACTATAGCTCAGACCATATACACCATATATCCTTACTATCATGAATCTCCTCCATCCTCTCCTTACCATGATTTTCTTCCGCCCTCTCCTGTGGTTTCTTCCAAACACAATCCACCTCACCATTGA